One Phoenix dactylifera cultivar Barhee BC4 chromosome 8, palm_55x_up_171113_PBpolish2nd_filt_p, whole genome shotgun sequence genomic window carries:
- the LOC103702021 gene encoding BTB/POZ domain and ankyrin repeat-containing protein NPR1 — translation MEASQLTVATAFSDSDNGSSVCFGDAVPAPADSAAADLEAFRRLSDNLGSVFQSPDFEFCADARIAVAGSPPREVGAHRCVLSARSPFFREVFAKREKGAPAKLELRELVRDFEVGYEALVAVVGYLYSGRVGPLPRVVCTCVDEECSHGGCRPAVDFTLEVLYASFTFQISELVNLFQRHLLDILEKVAIDDIPAILNVAKLCSKSCAKLLTKCIEIIVKSDLDTVTLDKALPPDIVKQIIDSRLSFGLVGPESRDFPDKHAKRIHRALDSDDVELVRMLLKEGHTSLDDSYALHYAVAHCDSKITTELLDLGLADVNHRNPRGYTVLHIAAMRKEPKIIVSLLTKGARPSDLTLDGRKALQISKRLTKSVDYNRYTEEGKASPKDRLCIEILEQAERRYPQIGEASVSLAMAGDDLRGRLLYLENRVALAKVLFPTEAKVAMDIAQVDGTLEFTLGCTPNRSTTNQKTSVDLNETPFKIKDEHLARMRALSRTVELGKRFFPRCSEVLNKIMDDDYSELTSLGQDASEEKRKRYLELQDVLTKAFSEDKEEFDRSTMSSSSSTSRSRK, via the exons ATGGAAGCGAGCCAGCTCACCGTCGCGACGGCATTCTCGGACTCGGACAACGGCAGCAGCGTCTGCTTTGGCGACGCCGTCCCCGCACCGGCGGACTCCGCGGCAGCCGACTTGGAGGCCTTCCGCCGCCTCTCCGACAACCTGGGCTCCGTCTTCCAGTCGCCGGACTTTGAATTCTGCGCCGACGCCCGCATCGCCGTCGCCGGCAGCCCCCCGCGCGAGGTCGGCGCACACCGCTGCGTGCTCTCCGCCCGGAGCCCCTTCTTCCGCGAGGTGTTCGCGAAGCGggagaagggggcgccggcgaAGCTGGAGCTCAGGGAGCTGGTGAGGGACTTCGAGGTCGGGTACGAGGCCCTGGTGGCGGTCGTGGGGTACCTCTACAGCGGGAGGGTGGGACCGCTCCCGAGAGTGGTCTGCACGTGCGTCGACGAGGAGTGTTCTCACGGCGGCTGCCGGCCCGCCGTTGATTTCACGCTCGAGGTGCTCTATGCTTCCTTCACCTTCCAGATCTCCGAGCTGGTCAACCTCTTCCAG CGACACCTTCTTGATATTCTTGAAAAGGTGGCTATAGATGACATACCGGCGATTCTAAATGTTGCAAAACTATGCAGCAAGTCTTGTGCCAAATTGCTTACCAAATGCATTGAAATAATAGTGAAGTCAGACCTGGACACTGTGACACTTGACAAGGCATTGCCTCCAGATATTGTCAAGCAAATAATAGATTCACGGTTAAGTTTTGGATTAGTTGGACCTGAAAGCAGGGACTTTCCTGATAAACATGCAAAGAGAATACACAGAGCTCTTGATTCAGATGATGTTGAATTAGTTAGAATGTTGCTAAAGGAGGGGCACACCTCCTTAGATGATTCATATGCACTGCATTATGCTGTAGCACATTGTGACTCAAAAATCACTACAGAGCTTCTGGATCTTGGACTTGCAGATGTTAATCACAgaaatccaaggggttatactGTACTTCACATAGCTGCGATGCGTAAAGAACCAAAAATTATTGTTTCCCTTCTAACAAAGGGAGCTAGACCATCTGATCTAACATTAGATGGAAGAAAAGCACTTCAAATCTCGAAGAGACTTACCAAGTCTGTGGATTACAATAGGTATACTGAAGAAGGAAAAGCCTCTCCCAAGGATCGGTTGTGCATTGAAATATTAGAGCAAGCTGAAAGAAGGTACCCACAAATAGGAGAAGCCTCTGTTTCTCTTGCAATGGCAGGTGATGACTTGCGTGGAAGATTGTTATACCTTGAGAACCGAG TTGCTCTAGCAAAGGTTTTATTCCCCACGGAGGCAAAAGTTGCCATGGACATTGCTCAAGTGGATGGGACTTTGGAGTTTACCCTAGGTTGTACTCCAAACCGTTCAACCACAAACCAGAAGACATCAGTGGATTTGAACGAAACACCTTTCAAGATCAAGGACGAGCATCTTGCTCGAATGCGAGCACTCTCTAGAACAG TGGAACTCGGTAAGCGTTTCTTCCCACGGTGCTCAGAGGTCCTCAACAAGATCATGGATGATGACTATTCAGAGCTCACTTCTCTTGGGCAAGATGCCtcagaagagaagaggaagagatacCTCGAGCTGCAAGATGTGCTGACGAAAGCATTTAGCGAGGACAAGGAGGAATTTGATAGGTCTACCATGTCATCCTCATCGTCAACATCGCGGTCAAGAAAATGA